The Pelobates fuscus isolate aPelFus1 chromosome 2, aPelFus1.pri, whole genome shotgun sequence genome has a segment encoding these proteins:
- the LOC134586402 gene encoding E3 ubiquitin-protein ligase TRIM39-like, whose protein sequence is MASADLRDELACCICTNIYTDPVTLTCGHSYCRVCITKTWDNQEEREYSCPECRHRFRVRPELKRNLIMCNIVESFLSTHPEQEEVGISCTYCVHSPVPAAKTCLHCEASLCEVHLRAHSQSAEHVLTEPTTSLGNRKCSVHKEILKYYCSEDAACICVSCRLDGEHRGHAVETLNVASEKKKEKLRNILQKLTSRREEAEKRVQSLQELRREVSDKPAGLTEEVTALIGGIKEQLEALEKRVLSEISRQVSLRVSDLIRQMEIKKEDLSRKMGHIEELCNMTDPVTVLQVRESDSADYCDTEEGDNEDRERDDNKVRAVGDLDVGLISATLHSGLAGIVTGIKRQLLGVNRASDMLLDVNTAANTATVSGDMKTVSWHRYMKRRRPKTPERFEYYQVLSSTSFSSGRHYWEVERSESGDWRVGMAYPSIAREGAQEVIGNNNKSWGLEGYYNQYIVLHDSKKIWLPHPVSSRRLRIFLDYEAGRLSFYELCDPIRHVHTFTATFTEPLHAIFCVCGGNAWLRIY, encoded by the exons ATGGCGTCTGCTGATCTAAGAGACGAGCTGGCCTGCTGTATCTGTACGAACATTTATACAGATCCTGTAACCCTGACATGTGGACATAGCTACTGCCGGGTCTGTATCACAAAAACATGGGACAACCAGGAGGAGAGGGAATATTCCTGTCCTGAATGCAGACACAGGTTTAGGGTAAGACCGGAGCTTAAAAGAAACCTGATAATGTGTAACATAGTGGAGAGTTTTCTatctactcacccagagcaggagGAGGTTGGGATCTCCTGTACTTATTGTGTTCACTCTCCTGTACCTGCTGCTAAAACATGTCTGCACTGTGAAGCTTCTCTGTGTGAAGTCCACCTGAGGGCCCACAGCCAGTCAGCAGAACATGTCCTAACTGAGCCCACCACTTCACTGGGGAACAGGAAATGCTCCGTCCACAAGGAAATCCTGAAATATTACTGCTCTGAGGATgctgcctgtatctgtgtgtcctgcAGGCTGGATGGAGAGCACAGGGGACACGCGGTGGAGACTCTGAATGTGGCCTCTGAGAAGAAGAAGGAGAAACTGAGAAATATTCTGCAGAAACTGACCTCAAGGAGAGAGGAGGCTGAGAAAAGAGTCCAGAGCCTGCAGGAGCTCAGGAGAGAAGTGTCAGATAAACCAGCTGGGTTAACAGAGGAAGTCACTGCCCTGATTGGGGGCATCAAGGAACAGCTGGAAGCTCTAGAGAAGCGAGTCCTGAGTGAGATCTCCAGGCAGGTCTCACTCCGAGTCTCAGATCTAATCCGGCAGATGGAAATAAAGAAGGAGGATTTGTCCAGGAAGATGGGTCACATTGAGGAGCTGTGTAACATGACGGATCCTGTAACTGTCTTACAAGTACGGGAATCAGACAGCGCTGACTATTGTGATACTGAGGAGGGAGATAATgaggacagagagagagatgataACAAGGTCCGTGCTGTAGGGGATCTGGATGTGGGTCTGATCTCAGCGACCTTACACTCAGGATTAGCTGGGATTGTGACCGGAATAAAGAGACAGCTCC tgggtgtaaacagggcttcagacatgttactggatGTAAACACGGCTGCTAATACTGCAACTGTATCGGGTGATATGAAAACTGTATCCTGGCATAGATATATGAAGCGGAGACGACCAAAAACACCAGAGAGATTTGAGTATTATCAGGTTCTAAGCTCCACGAGTTTCTCCTCTGGGCGACATTACTGGGAAGTGGAGCGCAGTGAATCAGGGGACTGGAGGGTAGGGATGGCCTATCCCAGTATAGCCAGGGAAGGAGCTCAGGAAGTGATTGGAAATAATAACAAGTCCTGGGGTTTGGAGGGGTACTATAATCAGTATATTGTACTGCATGACAGTAAGAAAATCTGGTTACCTCACCCCGTTTCCAGCCGGAGATTGCGGATATTCCTGGACTACGAGGCCGGGCGGCTGTCCTTTTATGAGCTGTGTGACCCCATCAGACACGTTCACACCTTCACTGCCACCTTCACTGAGCCGCTTCATGCTATAttctgtgtatgtgggggcaatgcctGGCTGAGAATTTATTGA